The following proteins are co-located in the Pseudomonas sp. DY-1 genome:
- the phnN gene encoding phosphonate metabolism protein/1,5-bisphosphokinase (PRPP-forming) PhnN, whose protein sequence is MKGRLIYLIGPSGSGKDSLLDAVRERSDAQGCRVARRVITRSAEAKGELAEAVSPEAFAEREERGEFAMSWYANGLSYGIPRLIDDWLETGDDVLVNGSRGYLPEARRRYPHLLAVLLTVEDDVLRRRLHTRGRESAEEIEARLARNTGFADTLLAGENADLCLLDNSGSIAETCQRLLQLIEEHRPVAWPDSA, encoded by the coding sequence ATGAAAGGCAGGCTCATCTACCTGATAGGCCCTTCCGGTTCCGGCAAAGACAGCCTGCTCGATGCCGTGCGTGAGCGCTCGGACGCGCAGGGCTGCCGCGTAGCGCGCCGGGTCATCACCCGTTCTGCAGAAGCCAAGGGGGAACTCGCCGAGGCGGTCAGTCCCGAGGCCTTCGCCGAGCGTGAGGAGCGTGGCGAGTTCGCCATGAGCTGGTACGCCAATGGCCTGTCCTACGGGATTCCCCGGTTGATCGACGACTGGCTGGAAACAGGCGACGACGTGCTGGTCAACGGTTCCCGTGGCTACCTTCCCGAAGCCCGTCGGCGCTACCCGCACCTTCTGGCTGTGCTGTTGACGGTCGAGGACGATGTACTGCGTCGACGCCTGCATACCCGTGGTCGTGAATCGGCGGAGGAGATCGAAGCTCGCCTGGCCCGCAACACCGGGTTCGCCGACACCCTGCTCGCCGGCGAAAACGCCGACCTCTGCCTGCTGGATAACTCCGGCTCCATCGCCGAGACCTGCCAGCGCCTGCTGCAGCTCATCGAAGAACACCGCCCCGTCGCCTGGCCTGATTCGGCCTGA
- a CDS encoding Arc family DNA-binding protein, producing the protein MRPMKQAIYSSRTADKFVVRLPEGMRERIAVVARNHHRSMNSEIIARLEQSMLQEGALDEGVSMRLDSPELTLHERELLQRFRQLSRRQQNALVALIAHDAELAAEES; encoded by the coding sequence ATGCGCCCTATGAAACAGGCTATCTATTCCAGTCGCACGGCTGACAAATTCGTCGTTCGTCTCCCCGAGGGTATGCGAGAGCGCATTGCTGTCGTGGCCCGCAACCACCATCGCAGCATGAACTCCGAGATCATCGCCCGCCTCGAGCAGAGCATGCTCCAGGAAGGCGCGCTGGACGAAGGCGTTTCCATGCGCCTGGACAGCCCAGAGCTGACCCTGCATGAGCGCGAGCTGCTGCAGCGCTTCCGTCAGCTGTCGCGGCGCCAGCAGAATGCCCTGGTTGCCCTGATTGCCCACGATGCGGAACTGGCGGCTGAGGAATCCTGA
- a CDS encoding Lrp/AsnC family transcriptional regulator, which yields MQNPLSPIDRKILRLLQHDADLSAAEVAERVELSQSPCWRRIHRMQEDGLIERKVALLNPKLLGFSITVFVNIKLSAHGRNNLTEFEEAIVGYPEVLECYTMAGGSDYLLKVVAKDIASYERFLRDQLLQRPHVLEAHSNIAMSEVKRTTELPLD from the coding sequence ATGCAGAACCCTCTGAGTCCCATTGACCGCAAGATCTTGCGCCTACTGCAGCATGACGCCGACCTTTCCGCCGCCGAAGTGGCCGAAAGGGTGGAGCTGTCGCAGTCACCATGCTGGCGACGAATTCATCGCATGCAGGAAGACGGGTTGATCGAACGCAAGGTGGCCCTGCTCAATCCCAAATTGCTGGGTTTCTCGATCACGGTGTTCGTCAACATCAAGCTCTCCGCCCACGGCCGCAACAACCTCACGGAGTTCGAGGAGGCCATCGTCGGCTATCCGGAAGTGCTGGAGTGCTACACCATGGCCGGTGGCTCGGACTACCTGTTGAAGGTGGTGGCCAAGGACATCGCCAGCTACGAGCGCTTCCTGCGGGACCAGCTACTGCAGCGGCCCCATGTGCTGGAGGCGCACTCGAACATCGCCATGAGCGAGGTCAAGCGCACAACGGAGCTGCCGCTGGATTGA